The Limanda limanda chromosome 13, fLimLim1.1, whole genome shotgun sequence genome has a window encoding:
- the pif1 gene encoding ATP-dependent DNA helicase PIF1, with protein MSAGEDGAQLQCCVTVEQLTSSGQVSRRQLLRKASVTLGRNEFQEILLRLHDGKVPQSFHLKDFKLFTKFAREGKCTVKLLQENIQLLISNCPPDRLCLFLKTLSIKHQAWQSSRPLSQREKLQAGRPRSFESISPLQQKDIQKVNEMRSKEAPTGLTERTNKGTAAGRQVKRSRPDSNFSPVKTNPSKKPILSLPSRKLNKEQAAVLSAVLSGKNVFFTGSAGTGKSFLLKRIMGSLPPKSTFATASTGVAAAHIGGTTLHNFAGIGSGSAPLEQCIELAQRPGVLPHWTTCRHLIIDEVSMVQAQFFDKLESVARSVKRSTEPFGGIQLIICGDFLQLPPVSKGKEKASFCFQARSWRKVIQVNMELTEVRRQTDQTFISLLQAVRVGRVTEEVTAKLLKSAYHNIERDGILATRLCTHKDDVELTNENKLQQLPGSVHVFEALDSDPNLVKTIDVHSPVNRLIQIKVGAQVMLTKNLDVSRGLVNGARGVVLAFESGKHGLPRVRFLCGVTEVLKRERWVFKSGGGIHLSRQQLPLKLAWAISIHKSQGMTLDCVEISLARVFESGQAYVALSRARSLEGLRVMDFDPRVVRADPDVLVFYKKLRKERLLMQASMDDFVDNNKENSW; from the exons ATGTCGGCCGGAGAGGACGGAGCCCAGCTGCAGTGCTGTGTGACCGTGGAGCAGCTCACCTCCTCCGGGCAGGTCTCCCGCAGGCAGCTTCTCCGCAAGGCCTCCGTCACCCTGGGCCGCAACGAGTTCCAGGAGATCCTCCTGCGGCTGCACGACGGCAAAGTCCCGCAGAGCTTCCACCTGAAGGACTTCAAGCTCTTCACCAAGTTCGCCAGAGAGGGCAAGTGCAccgtgaagctgctgcaggagaacatcCAGCTGCTCATCTCCAACTGCCCCCCCGACCGgctctgcctcttcctcaaGACCCTGAGCATCAAGCACCAGGCCTGGCAGAGCAGCAGGCCTCTGAGCCAGAGGGAGAAGCTGCAGGCGGGTCGGCCCCGCAGCTTCGAGTCCATCAGCCCCCTGCAGCAGAAGGACATCCAGAAGGTCAACGAGATGAGGAGCAAAGAGGCTCCCACAGGCCTCACGGAGCGCACCAACAAGGGGACTGCAGCTGGACGCCAGGTCAAGAGGTCAAGGCCTGACAGCAACTTCAGTCCT GTGAAGACTAATCCAAGTAAGAAGCCCATCCTGTCTCTGCCATCACGTAAACTGAATAAAGAGCAGGCAGCTGTTCTCAGTGCAGTGCTCAGTGGAAAGAACGTCTTCTTTACTGGAAGTGCTG GCACAGGGAAGTCGTTCTTGTTAAAGAGGATCATGGGATCTCTTCCTCCAAAGAGCACCTTCGCCACAGCCAGTACAGGAGTGGCTGCAGCACACATTGGAGGAACAACGCTGCACAACTTTGCAG GTATCGGCTCGGGCTCGGCCCCTCTGGAGCAGTGTATCGAGCTGGCTCAGCGGCCCGGGGTCCTGCCGCACTGGACCACCTGTCGACACCTCATCATCGACGAGGTCTCCATGGTGCAGGCTCAGTTCTTCGACAAGCTCGAGTCAGTTGCCAG GTCAGTGAAGAGGTCGACTGAGCCGTTCGGAGGAATCCAGCTGATCATATGCGGTGACTTCCTTCAGCTTCCTCCTGTTTctaaaggaaaggagaaagCCAGCTTCTGCTTTCAG GCCAGGAGCTGGCGTAAGGTCATCCAGGTCAACATGGAGCTTACAGAAGTGCGGAGGCAAACGGACCAGACCTTCATCTCCCTGCTGCAGGCAGTGAGAGTGGGCAG GGTGACGGAGGAAGTCACTGCAAAGCTGTTAAAAAGCGCCTATCATAACATCGAGAGGGACGGTATTCTAGCCACCAGGCTGTGCACACACAAGGATGACGTGGAGCTCACGAATGAGAACAAACTCCAGCAGCTGCCAG GTTCAGTGCATGTTTTTGAGGCACTCGACAGTGATCCAAACCTGGTGAAGACTATAGACGTCCACAGCCCAGTAAACAGACTCATCCAAATCAAAGTGGGAGCTCAG GTCATGCTGACAAAGAACTTGGATGTCTCTCGAGGTCTGGTGAACGGAGCCAGAGGGGTGGTTCTGGCTTTTGAGTCTGGAAAACATG GACTCCCACGTGTGCGTTTCCTGTGCGGCGTTACAGAGGTGCTTAAACGAGAGCGCTGGGTGTTTAAGTCCGGCGGTGGGATCCACCTGAGTCGACAGCAGCTGCCACTCAAACTTGCCTGGGCCATCTCCATCCACAAGAGCCAG GGAATGACACTGGACTGTGTGGAGATCTCTCTGGCACGCGTGTTTGAGAGCGGCCAGGCGTACGTGGCATTGTCCCGCGCTCGGAGCCTGGAGGGCCTGAGGGTCATGGACTTTGACCCCCGTGTGGTGCGTGCGGATCCAGATGTTCTCGTCTTCTACAAGAAACTAAGGAAGGAGAGGCTGCTCATGCAG GCCTCCATGGATGATTTTGttgacaacaacaaagaaaactcTTGGTAA